GGGTCCCGGTCGCGCATGCCGAGCGTCTCGTGCCCCGAGAAGTCGTTCACCTTGATGACGAGGCCGTCGATCTCGTAGGGCAGGTCGTCGCGCCGGTCCACGAGGGCGGTGTGGTGGGCCAGCGCCTCGTCGATGCCGTCGCAGCGGCGGATGTGGTCGGCGCAGACGCGCAGGCCCCACTCCGGCAGGGCGTTCAGGACCTCGGCGTGCGTCGCAAAGTCGCGCCCGTCGACGGGCGCAATCTCGTAGAAGTAGATGCGGAGGGGGCGCCGCGCGGTAATATTGGAGTCGAGCTGCCGGAGCGAGCCGGCGGCGGCGTTGCGCGGGTTGGCGAACACCTTCTTGCCCTCCTCCTCGCGCCGCCGGTTGAACGCGTTGAACTCGTCTTTGCGCATGTATGCCTCGCCCCGCACCACGAGGCGGTCGGGCACGGGCCGTGCGTCGTCTCGGAGGCGAAGGGGGACGCCCTTGATGGTCTTCACGTTGGCCGTAATCTCCTCGCCCGTCGTGCCGTCCCCGCGGGTGGCGCCCTGCACGAGGCGCCCGTCCTCGTAGATCAGCTCCACGGCCAGGCCGTCGAACTTCGGCTCGGCGGTGTACGTGACCGTCTCGCGCCCCAGCTCCTCGCGGCACGTCTCGGCGAAGTTGCGCACCTCGTCCTCCTCGTAGACGGCCTTCAGGCTGAGCATGGGCGCGGGGTGAGTCACTGTGCCCAGCTCGTCGCGCACCGGGCCGCCCACCTGATGAGTAGGGGAGTCGGGCGTCTGCAGCTCGGGGTATTCGGCCTCCAGGGTCTGGAGCTGCTGGAAGAGCCGGTCGTACTCGGCGTCGGAGACGACCGGGGCGTCGAGGACGTAGTAGCGGTAGTTGTGGTGCCGGAGCGCGGCGCGAAGGTGCTCGGCCGCCTCCGCCGCGGCCGGCTCGGAGTCGATGGCCGCCAGGTCGAGGTCGGGCGTCGGGTCTGCGTCGGGCATCCTGGGTGTTTCGGGGGTGCGAGGGAGAGGGCGTGAGGATGTGTTCGTCGGGGGCGACCCGGTCGGCGGCCCGCCTTCCGCTGACCCCTTCTCAAATTCGAGCGGGGGGCGGACGTTCGGGGCGGGCGCCGGAATTACGCGTTGTCACGAATTTGTTCGAAGAGGCGCTCGGCGTCGTCGCGGTGGCACAGCTCGGTCCCCGGCGTCATGACGGCGGCGGCCCCGGCGGCCACCCCAAACTGCACGGCCGCGCCCAGGCCCCGGCCCTGGGCGAGGGCGACGGTGAGGCCGGCCACCATGCTGTCGCCCGCCCCCACGCGGCTGGCAATCGGCACGGTGGGGGAGCGGACGTGCTCGGCCCGGTCGGCGGTAACGAGCAGCGCCCCGGAGGCGCCCATGGAGAGGACGACGACTGTGCACCACCCGCGCTCGATGAAGCTGCGCGCGGCGCCGGTCCGCTGGGCCTCCGTCTCAAGAGTGTCCCCGGCCAGCTGCTCAAGCTCGCAGAGGTTGGGCTTGAGCAGGTGCCAGCCCGCCGGTGCGGCCGCTCGCAGGGCCGCGCCCGACGTGTCTAGGATGGGCCGTGCCCCGACTGCGTGGGCGGTGTCGGCGACCGCGGCGTACGTGTCGTCCGGCACGCCCGGAGGCAGGCTGCCGCTGGCCACGAGGTAGTCCGGGGCCGGGTCGAGGTCGCGCAGCGCCGCGAGGCCGCTCTCCACCTCTTCGGGCGTCAGCGTCGGGCCGGGCATGCCGAACCGAAACTGCCGGTCGGTCGACGTCTCGTAAACGATCAGGTTCTCGCGGGTCCAGTCGTCGATGGGGAGGGGGACGTGGTCGAGCGCCTCGTCGTCCAGCAGGGACGCCAGCGTCGTGCCCGTGGGGCCGCCGGCCGTGTAGAGGGCGGTCGACTGGCCCCCGAGCCGATCGACGACGCGGGACACGTTGAGGCCGCCGCCTCCGGGCTCGCGGCTCGGGGCGTCGCACCGGAGCTTGTCCTCGGCCACGACGCGCTCGATCTCCGTGTTCTTGTCGACGGCGGGGTTCAGCGTGAGGGTTACAATCGGGGGCATGGCGGAGACGGAATGGGGGGCTGGGCCGGGCGGCGCTCGAATGGCGCACGGAGAGGTGTCCGCCCTATCAGGGGCATTTTTGGGGAATTTCGGAAGGTATCTCAAACGTACCCAGGCCGGAGCGCGGTCACGTTGAAGAACGATCGGATTATCGGGGGCCGCGCCGCCGGACGCAGGGAACGGCGGGTTGGTCGTCGAGGACGCGAAGGCGGACGGGACTGGGCCCGGGGCCGGGCGGGGATCCGTCGGGCGGCCGGGCTGTTTGGAGGGGCGGTTCGCGTTCTGTAGTACGAATTGGGCCGCTCCGGTCCCGATTCTTGCATGCGTTCTGTTTTTTGCGCATTGGTTCTCATGGGGCTGCTCGCAGGGGGCTCCGCGAGTCAGGCCCAGGACACCCGTCAGTACGGATTTACGATCGGCGTCAACCGTGTCACCCTGCAGTCTCCGGCGTCCGACCTGGGGGGCTATTTTGCCGCGGTCGGAGGGGGAGTGGTGCGCCAGCCCCTGTACGGCCCCGTGTCGGCGCAGGCCGAGCTCCTGATTAGCCAGAAGGGCACCCGGGTCGATCGTGAGGAGGGCGGGGCGATTGATTACGGGG
This portion of the Salinibacter grassmerensis genome encodes:
- a CDS encoding 1-phosphofructokinase family hexose kinase — its product is MPPIVTLTLNPAVDKNTEIERVVAEDKLRCDAPSREPGGGGLNVSRVVDRLGGQSTALYTAGGPTGTTLASLLDDEALDHVPLPIDDWTRENLIVYETSTDRQFRFGMPGPTLTPEEVESGLAALRDLDPAPDYLVASGSLPPGVPDDTYAAVADTAHAVGARPILDTSGAALRAAAPAGWHLLKPNLCELEQLAGDTLETEAQRTGAARSFIERGWCTVVVLSMGASGALLVTADRAEHVRSPTVPIASRVGAGDSMVAGLTVALAQGRGLGAAVQFGVAAGAAAVMTPGTELCHRDDAERLFEQIRDNA